A stretch of the Corylus avellana chromosome ca6, CavTom2PMs-1.0 genome encodes the following:
- the LOC132185441 gene encoding LOB domain-containing protein 24-like — protein sequence MISPRCAACKYLRRRCPSDCIFSLYFPPNDPQRFACVHRIYGASNVAKILQQLPPNLRAQAADTLYFEAHYRIQDPVYGCVGIISQLYQQIHNAESELAKTQAEIAFLNCNPQEEVQPIEANYSNFNNLLPNQYCPPSTQNSWFN from the exons ATGATCTCTCCTCGTTGTGCAGCTTGCAAGTATTTGAGAAGAAGATGCCCTTCAGATtgcattttctctctttatttcccTCCCAATGATCCTCAAAGATTTGCTTGTGTTCACAGAATCTATGGTGCTAGCAATGTCGCAAAGATCCTCCAG CAACTCCCACCAAATCTCCGAGCTCAAGCAGCGGATACTTTGTATTTCGAGGCACATTATCGCATTCAAGATCCTGTTTATGGGTGTGTTGGAATTATTTCTCAATTATATCAACAAATACACAATGCAGAAAGCGAGCTGGCCAAGACCCAAGCTGAGATTGCCTTCCTCAATTGTAATCCACAAGAAGAAGTACAGCCAATTGAAGCCAATTATTCCAACTTCAACAATTTATTGCCCAACCAATATTGTCCTCCTTCCACTCAGAATTCTTGgtttaattag